One Takifugu rubripes chromosome 2, fTakRub1.2, whole genome shotgun sequence genomic region harbors:
- the dctn1b gene encoding dynactin subunit 1 isoform X3 codes for MMRQTPAPRKTTARRPKPGRPAASGGKGAASGSASASAGEMSSSEPSTPAQTPLAAPVIPTLHSPGNPPPPPPSKEDVTMATQEEEALRGQVKDLEEKLETLKMKRTEDKAKLKELEKHKIQLEQLQEWKTKMQEQQAELQKHLKEAKREAKEAMEAKERYMEEMSDTADAIEMATLDKEMAEERAESLQLEVDSLKERVDELTMDLEILKHEIEEKGSDGAASSYQVKQLEEQNGRLKEALVRMRDLSASEKQEHVKLQKQMEKKNMELDTQRSQKEKLQEEMAAAEKTIDELKEQVDAALGAEEMVEMLTERNLDLEEKVRELRETVTDLEAINEMNDELQENARETELELREMLDLGAARVREAEKRVEASQETVADYQQTIKKYRELTAHLQEVNRELTSQQEASAELQQQPPAEMFDFKIKFAETKAYAKAIEMELRKMEVGQANRHVSLLTSFMPESFLRHGGDHDCILVLLLIPRLICKAELIGKQAQEKFDLHENCVERAGLRGAAGEQLSFAGGLVYSLSLLQATLHRYQQALTQCSVEVYKKIGALYPEMSVHERSLDFLIDLLHKDQLDETVNVEPLTKAIKYYQHLYSIHLAEQPEDCTMQLADHIRFTQSALDCMAVEVGRLRAFLHVGQEKADLAVLLKDLETSCSDIRQFCKKIRRRMPGTDAPGIPAALSFGQQVSDTLSECRKHLTWVVAVLQEVGAAGAQMMSPLGEQEGLAAGKMEDVAFKAGEQIYGSQGANPYDCLRQSCSIVIATMNKMATAMQEGEYDSEKPQNKNPPPVEVRAAALRAEITDAEGLGLKLEDRETVIKELKKSLKIKGEELSEANVRLSLLEKKLDSSSKDADERVEKIQIQLDEAQTLLKKKERDFEETMDALQADIDQLESEKAELKQRVSSQAKMGLEGRGGAASGIASIVTGIAGEEQKATMMSGVGAGSGLQVVDSPLLTQQIEAQRLCIKHLKNENNRLKAEKMRAQLASLPPLHVPKLPSRQEGHPEVLSSALYRKADQLLETLLQMSANVKVVDVTGRSPVTPSAQLLEQTARLQSLSDTLARLKDEVAEHIVNQQRGARASSDFATFPSTLFVKAKEEKQADSVLVGRVMVPCPRGQEQVHRLVLPQRQLQRIHSLLRS; via the exons ATGATGAGGCAGACGCCTGCACCTCGAAAG accACGGCCAGAAGGCCCAAG cctggTCGTCCTGCAGCCTCCGGTGGGAAGGGCGCCGCCTCTGGCTCGGCCTCGGCCTCGGCCGgggagatgagcagcagcgagcCCAGCACGCCGGCTCAGACCCCTCTGGCCGCTCCCGTCATCCCAACCCTGCACTCACCAGGAAACcctccgccgccgccccccAGCAAG GAGgacgtcaccatggcaacacag gaggaggaggccctcCGCGGACAGGTGaaggacctggaggagaagctggagacgCTGAAGATGAAGCGGACAGAGGACAAGGCCAaactgaaggagctggagaagcacaagatccagctggagcagctgcaggagtggAAGACCAagatgcaggagcagcaggcagagctTCAGAAACATCTGAAAGAGGCCAAGAGG GAGGCCAAGGAGGCCATGGAGGCGAAGGAACGTTACATGGAGGAGATGTCAGACACAGCAGACGCAATAGAAATGGCCACGCTAGACAAGGAGATGGCTGAGGAGCGGGCCGAgtctctgcagctggaggtcGACTCCCTCAAGGAGAGAGTGGATGAGCTCACCATGGACCTGGAGATCCTCAAGCACGAGATCGAGGAGAAAG GTTCAGATGGTGCTGCCTCCAGTTACCAggtgaagcagctggaggagcagaacggCAGACTGAAGGAAGCGCTGGTCAG GATGCGTGATCTCTCGGCGTCAGAGAAGCAGGAACACGtgaagctgcagaagcagatggagaagaagaacatgGAGCTGGACACTCAGAGGAGCCAGAAGGAGAAACTGCAGGAAGAGATGGCGGCTGCAGAAAAGACCATCGACGAACTGAAAGAGCAG GTGGACGCAGCCTTGGGGGCAGAGGAGATGGTGGAGATGCTGACAGAGAGgaacctggacctggaggagaaagTCCGGGAGCTGAGGGAGACGGTCACCGACCtg GAAGCGATAAACGAGATGAAcgatgagctgcaggagaacgcCAGAGAGACGGAACTGGAGCTGAGGGAGATGTTGGATCTGGGCGCTGCCAGAGTCCGAGAGGCGGAGAAACGGGTGGAGGCGTCGCAGGAGACCGTGGCCGATTACCAGCAGACCATCAAGAAATACCGCGAGCTCACGGCTCACCTGCAG GAGGTGAACAGAGAGCTGACCAGTCAGCAGGAAGCGTccgcagagctgcagcagcagccgccagcGGAGATGTTTGATTTCAAGATCAAGTTCGCCGAGACGAAGGCCTACGCCAAG GCCATCGAGATGGagctgaggaagatggaggTGGGTCAGGCCAACAGGCACGTGTCCCTTCTGACCTCCTTCATGCCGGAGTCCTTCCTTCGCCACGGCGGCGATCACGACTGcatcctggtgctgctgctcatccccagacTCATTTGCAAG GCCGAGCTGATCGGCAAACAGGCTCAGGAGAAGTTTGACCTGCATGAGAACTGTGTGGAGCGGGCGGGGCTGCGGGGAGCTGCTGGCGAGCAGCTGAGCTTCGCCGGGGGTTTGGTCTACTCTCTGAGTCTGCTGCAGGCCACGCTCCACAGATACCAGCA GGCTCTGACCCAGTGCAGCGTGGAGGTCTACAAGAAGATCGGCGCTCTGTATCCCGAGATGAGCGTCCACGAGCGTTCCCTGGATTTCCTCATCGACCTGCTGCACAAAGACCAGCTGGACGAGACCGTCAACGTGGAGCCGCTGACCAAGGCGATTAAATACTATCAG caCCTCTACAGCATCCACCTGGCAGAGCAGCCTGAGGACTGCACCATGCAGCTGGCCGATCACATCAGA TTTACCCAGAGTGCCCTGGACTGCATGGCGGTGGAGGTGGGGCGGCTCCGGGCCTTCCTGCACGTGGGTCAGGAGAAGGCCGACCTCGCCGTGCTGCTGAAAGACCTGGAGACGTCCTGCAGCGACATCCGACAGTTCTGCAAGAAGATCCGCAGGAGGATGCCCGGAACTGATGCTCCAGGCATCCCAGCAGCACTCAGCTTTGGACAGCAG GTGTCGGACACCCTCTCCGAGTGCAGGAAACATCTCACCTGGGTGGTGGCcgtcctgcaggaggtgggggcAGCCGGAGCTCAGATGATGTCACCTCTGGGTGAACAGGAGGGGCTGGCAGCTGGCAAAATGGAGGATGTGGCTTTTAAGGCTGGAGAGCAG ATCTATGGATCCCAGGGCGCCAACCCCTACGATTGCCTGCGTCAGTCCTGCAGTATCGTCATAGCAACAATGAACAAGATGGCCACTGCCATGCAGGAGGGAGAGTACGACTCCGAGAAGCCTCAAAATAAG AACCCTCCACCCGTGGAAGTACGAGCGGCGGCTCTCCGGGCGGAAATCACAGATGCTGAAGGTCTCGGCCTgaagctggaggacagagagacggtcatcaaagagctgaagaagtCGCTCAAGATCAAG GGGGAAGAGCTGAGCGAGGCCAACGTGCGCCTCAGcctgctggagaagaagctggacaGTTCGTCCAAAGACGCAGACGAACGAGTTGAGAAGATCCAGATTCAACTGGACGAGGCTCAGACtctgctgaagaagaaagagag GGACTTCGAGGAGACCATGGACGCTCTGCAGGCCGACATCGACCAGCTGGAGTCTGAGAAGGCCGAGCTGAAGCAGCGGGTCAGCAGCCAGGCGAAGATGGGCCTCGAGGGCCGAGGAGGCGCCGCGTCTGGAATCGCTTCCATCGTGACGGGAATAGCAGGAG AGGAACAAAAAG CAACCATGATGTCCGGCGTTGGCGCTGGTTCAGGCCTCCAGGTGGTTGATTCGCcgctgctgactcagcagattGAGGCTCAGAGACTCTGCATCAAGCACCTGAAGAATGAAAACAACAGACTGAAG GCTGAGAAGATGCGCGCTCAGCTcgcctccctgcctcccctgCACGTGCCCAAGCTCCCCTCCAGGCAGGAGGGCCACCCTGAAGTGCTCTCCAGCGCCCTCTACCGCAAGGCCGACCAGCTCTTGGAAACACTTCTGCAGATGAGTGCTAACGTCAAGGTGGTGGACGTCACCGGGAGGTCTCCAG TGACACCTAGTGCCCAGCTGCTGGAACAGACGGCTCGGCTGCAGTCGCTGAGCGACACCCTGGCCAGGTTAAAG GACGAAGTTGCAGAGCACATCGTGAACCAGCAGCGTGGCGCTCGAGCCTCCTCAGATTTCGCCACCTTCCCCTCGACCTTGTTCGTTAAG gcgaaggaggagaagcaggccGACTCGGTGCTGGTGGGGCGAGTCATGGTGCCGTGTCCTCGCGGTCAGGAGCAGGTCCACCGCCTGGTTCTGCCGCAGCGCCAGCTGCAGAGGATCCACAGTCTGCTGCGGAGCTAA
- the dctn1b gene encoding dynactin subunit 1 isoform X5 — translation MDVETNDAATLAGRLREDVTMATQEEEALRGQVKDLEEKLETLKMKRTEDKAKLKELEKHKIQLEQLQEWKTKMQEQQAELQKHLKEAKREAKEAMEAKERYMEEMSDTADAIEMATLDKEMAEERAESLQLEVDSLKERVDELTMDLEILKHEIEEKGSDGAASSYQVKQLEEQNGRLKEALVRMRDLSASEKQEHVKLQKQMEKKNMELDTQRSQKEKLQEEMAAAEKTIDELKEQVDAALGAEEMVEMLTERNLDLEEKVRELRETVTDLEAINEMNDELQENARETELELREMLDLGAARVREAEKRVEASQETVADYQQTIKKYRELTAHLQEVNRELTSQQEASAELQQQPPAEMFDFKIKFAETKAYAKAIEMELRKMEVGQANRHVSLLTSFMPESFLRHGGDHDCILVLLLIPRLICKAELIGKQAQEKFDLHENCVERAGLRGAAGEQLSFAGGLVYSLSLLQATLHRYQQALTQCSVEVYKKIGALYPEMSVHERSLDFLIDLLHKDQLDETVNVEPLTKAIKYYQHLYSIHLAEQPEDCTMQLADHIRFTQSALDCMAVEVGRLRAFLHVGQEKADLAVLLKDLETSCSDIRQFCKKIRRRMPGTDAPGIPAALSFGQQVSDTLSECRKHLTWVVAVLQEVGAAGAQMMSPLGEQEGLAAGKMEDVAFKAGEQIYGSQGANPYDCLRQSCSIVIATMNKMATAMQEGEYDSEKPQNKNPPPVEVRAAALRAEITDAEGLGLKLEDRETVIKELKKSLKIKGEELSEANVRLSLLEKKLDSSSKDADERVEKIQIQLDEAQTLLKKKERDFEETMDALQADIDQLESEKAELKQRVSSQAKMGLEGRGGAASGIASIVTGIAGEEQKATMMSGVGAGSGLQVVDSPLLTQQIEAQRLCIKHLKNENNRLKAEKMRAQLASLPPLHVPKLPSRQEGHPEVLSSALYRKADQLLETLLQMSANVKVVDVTGRSPVTPSAQLLEQTARLQSLSDTLARLKDEVAEHIVNQQRGARASSDFATFPSTLFVKAKEEKQADSVLVGRVMVPCPRGQEQVHRLVLPQRQLQRIHSLLRS, via the exons ATGGATGTGGAGACGAACGATGCTGCGACCTTGGCCGGTCGGCTCAGG GAGgacgtcaccatggcaacacag gaggaggaggccctcCGCGGACAGGTGaaggacctggaggagaagctggagacgCTGAAGATGAAGCGGACAGAGGACAAGGCCAaactgaaggagctggagaagcacaagatccagctggagcagctgcaggagtggAAGACCAagatgcaggagcagcaggcagagctTCAGAAACATCTGAAAGAGGCCAAGAGG GAGGCCAAGGAGGCCATGGAGGCGAAGGAACGTTACATGGAGGAGATGTCAGACACAGCAGACGCAATAGAAATGGCCACGCTAGACAAGGAGATGGCTGAGGAGCGGGCCGAgtctctgcagctggaggtcGACTCCCTCAAGGAGAGAGTGGATGAGCTCACCATGGACCTGGAGATCCTCAAGCACGAGATCGAGGAGAAAG GTTCAGATGGTGCTGCCTCCAGTTACCAggtgaagcagctggaggagcagaacggCAGACTGAAGGAAGCGCTGGTCAG GATGCGTGATCTCTCGGCGTCAGAGAAGCAGGAACACGtgaagctgcagaagcagatggagaagaagaacatgGAGCTGGACACTCAGAGGAGCCAGAAGGAGAAACTGCAGGAAGAGATGGCGGCTGCAGAAAAGACCATCGACGAACTGAAAGAGCAG GTGGACGCAGCCTTGGGGGCAGAGGAGATGGTGGAGATGCTGACAGAGAGgaacctggacctggaggagaaagTCCGGGAGCTGAGGGAGACGGTCACCGACCtg GAAGCGATAAACGAGATGAAcgatgagctgcaggagaacgcCAGAGAGACGGAACTGGAGCTGAGGGAGATGTTGGATCTGGGCGCTGCCAGAGTCCGAGAGGCGGAGAAACGGGTGGAGGCGTCGCAGGAGACCGTGGCCGATTACCAGCAGACCATCAAGAAATACCGCGAGCTCACGGCTCACCTGCAG GAGGTGAACAGAGAGCTGACCAGTCAGCAGGAAGCGTccgcagagctgcagcagcagccgccagcGGAGATGTTTGATTTCAAGATCAAGTTCGCCGAGACGAAGGCCTACGCCAAG GCCATCGAGATGGagctgaggaagatggaggTGGGTCAGGCCAACAGGCACGTGTCCCTTCTGACCTCCTTCATGCCGGAGTCCTTCCTTCGCCACGGCGGCGATCACGACTGcatcctggtgctgctgctcatccccagacTCATTTGCAAG GCCGAGCTGATCGGCAAACAGGCTCAGGAGAAGTTTGACCTGCATGAGAACTGTGTGGAGCGGGCGGGGCTGCGGGGAGCTGCTGGCGAGCAGCTGAGCTTCGCCGGGGGTTTGGTCTACTCTCTGAGTCTGCTGCAGGCCACGCTCCACAGATACCAGCA GGCTCTGACCCAGTGCAGCGTGGAGGTCTACAAGAAGATCGGCGCTCTGTATCCCGAGATGAGCGTCCACGAGCGTTCCCTGGATTTCCTCATCGACCTGCTGCACAAAGACCAGCTGGACGAGACCGTCAACGTGGAGCCGCTGACCAAGGCGATTAAATACTATCAG caCCTCTACAGCATCCACCTGGCAGAGCAGCCTGAGGACTGCACCATGCAGCTGGCCGATCACATCAGA TTTACCCAGAGTGCCCTGGACTGCATGGCGGTGGAGGTGGGGCGGCTCCGGGCCTTCCTGCACGTGGGTCAGGAGAAGGCCGACCTCGCCGTGCTGCTGAAAGACCTGGAGACGTCCTGCAGCGACATCCGACAGTTCTGCAAGAAGATCCGCAGGAGGATGCCCGGAACTGATGCTCCAGGCATCCCAGCAGCACTCAGCTTTGGACAGCAG GTGTCGGACACCCTCTCCGAGTGCAGGAAACATCTCACCTGGGTGGTGGCcgtcctgcaggaggtgggggcAGCCGGAGCTCAGATGATGTCACCTCTGGGTGAACAGGAGGGGCTGGCAGCTGGCAAAATGGAGGATGTGGCTTTTAAGGCTGGAGAGCAG ATCTATGGATCCCAGGGCGCCAACCCCTACGATTGCCTGCGTCAGTCCTGCAGTATCGTCATAGCAACAATGAACAAGATGGCCACTGCCATGCAGGAGGGAGAGTACGACTCCGAGAAGCCTCAAAATAAG AACCCTCCACCCGTGGAAGTACGAGCGGCGGCTCTCCGGGCGGAAATCACAGATGCTGAAGGTCTCGGCCTgaagctggaggacagagagacggtcatcaaagagctgaagaagtCGCTCAAGATCAAG GGGGAAGAGCTGAGCGAGGCCAACGTGCGCCTCAGcctgctggagaagaagctggacaGTTCGTCCAAAGACGCAGACGAACGAGTTGAGAAGATCCAGATTCAACTGGACGAGGCTCAGACtctgctgaagaagaaagagag GGACTTCGAGGAGACCATGGACGCTCTGCAGGCCGACATCGACCAGCTGGAGTCTGAGAAGGCCGAGCTGAAGCAGCGGGTCAGCAGCCAGGCGAAGATGGGCCTCGAGGGCCGAGGAGGCGCCGCGTCTGGAATCGCTTCCATCGTGACGGGAATAGCAGGAG AGGAACAAAAAG CAACCATGATGTCCGGCGTTGGCGCTGGTTCAGGCCTCCAGGTGGTTGATTCGCcgctgctgactcagcagattGAGGCTCAGAGACTCTGCATCAAGCACCTGAAGAATGAAAACAACAGACTGAAG GCTGAGAAGATGCGCGCTCAGCTcgcctccctgcctcccctgCACGTGCCCAAGCTCCCCTCCAGGCAGGAGGGCCACCCTGAAGTGCTCTCCAGCGCCCTCTACCGCAAGGCCGACCAGCTCTTGGAAACACTTCTGCAGATGAGTGCTAACGTCAAGGTGGTGGACGTCACCGGGAGGTCTCCAG TGACACCTAGTGCCCAGCTGCTGGAACAGACGGCTCGGCTGCAGTCGCTGAGCGACACCCTGGCCAGGTTAAAG GACGAAGTTGCAGAGCACATCGTGAACCAGCAGCGTGGCGCTCGAGCCTCCTCAGATTTCGCCACCTTCCCCTCGACCTTGTTCGTTAAG gcgaaggaggagaagcaggccGACTCGGTGCTGGTGGGGCGAGTCATGGTGCCGTGTCCTCGCGGTCAGGAGCAGGTCCACCGCCTGGTTCTGCCGCAGCGCCAGCTGCAGAGGATCCACAGTCTGCTGCGGAGCTAA
- the dctn1b gene encoding dynactin subunit 1 isoform X6 codes for MMSQSRRNVHPRTGSSRMSSDGGGRPVKVGSPVEVIGKGQRGTVAFIGNTLFASGKWVGVILDEAKGKNDGTVQGKRYFTCEENHGIFVRQSQIQLVDDGADTTSPETPEPGAGKALKREILESSKTTKLRGMKPKKVEHVSLTPAPRKTTARRPKQPGRPAASGGKGAASGSASASAGEMSSSEPSTPAQTPLAAPVIPTLHSPGNPPPPPPSKEEEALRGQVKDLEEKLETLKMKRTEDKAKLKELEKHKIQLEQLQEWKTKMQEQQAELQKHLKEAKREAKEAMEAKERYMEEMSDTADAIEMATLDKEMAEERAESLQLEVDSLKERVDELTMDLEILKHEIEEKGSDGAASSYQVKQLEEQNGRLKEALVRMRDLSASEKQEHVKLQKQMEKKNMELDTQRSQKEKLQEEMAAAEKTIDELKEQVDAALGAEEMVEMLTERNLDLEEKVRELRETVTDLEAINEMNDELQENARETELELREMLDLGAARVREAEKRVEASQETVADYQQTIKKYRELTAHLQEVNRELTSQQEASAELQQQPPAEMFDFKIKFAETKAYAKAIEMELRKMEVGQANRHVSLLTSFMPESFLRHGGDHDCILVLLLIPRLICKAELIGKQAQEKFDLHENCVERAGLRGAAGEQLSFAGGLVYSLSLLQATLHRYQQALTQCSVEVYKKIGALYPEMSVHERSLDFLIDLLHKDQLDETVNVEPLTKAIKYYQHLYSIHLAEQPEDCTMQLADHIRFTQSALDCMAVEVGRLRAFLHVGQEKADLAVLLKDLETSCSDIRQFCKKIRRRMPGTDAPGIPAALSFGQQVSDTLSECRKHLTWVVAVLQEVGAAGAQMMSPLGEQEGLAAGKMEDVAFKAGEQIYGSQGANPYDCLRQSCSIVIATMNKMATAMQEGEYDSEKPQNKNPPPVEVRAAALRAEITDAEGLGLKLEDRETVIKELKKSLKIKGEELSEANVRLSLLEKKLDSSSKDADERVEKIQIQLDEAQTLLKKKERDFEETMDALQADIDQLESEKAELKQRVSSQAKMGLEGRGGAASGIASIVTGIAGEEQKATMMSGVGAGSGLQVVDSPLLTQQIEAQRLCIKHLKNENNRLKAEKMRAQLASLPPLHVPKLPSRQEGHPEVLSSALYRKADQLLETLLQMSANVKVVDVTGRSPVTPSAQLLEQTARLQSLSDTLARLKDEVAEHIVNQQRGARASSDFATFPSTLFVKAKEEKQADSVLVGRVMVPCPRGQEQVHRLVLPQRQLQRIHSLLRS; via the exons ATGATGTCACAGTCGAGGAGGAACGTGCACCCCCGG AccggcagcagcaggatgagctCAGACGGGGGCGGCCGGCCCGTCAAAGTGGGCTCCCCGGTGGAGGTGATCGGCAAGGGGCAGCGCGGCACCGTGGCCTTCATCGGCAACACCCTCTTCGCCTCTGGGAAGTGGGTGGGAGTGATCCTGGACGAGGCCAAGGGCAAGAACGACGGCACCGTGCAGGGCAAGCGCTACTTCACCTGCGAGGAGAACCACGGGATATTTGTGCGACAGTCGCAG ATCCAGCTGGTCGACGATGGAGCAGACACGACCTCCCCAGAGACCCCTGAGCCGGGCGCTGGCAAGGCTCTCAAACGAG AGATCCTGGAGTCGTCCAAGACGACCAAACTG CGAGGAATGAAGCCCAAAAAGGTGGAGCATGTTTCTCTG ACGCCTGCACCTCGAAAG accACGGCCAGAAGGCCCAAG cagcctggTCGTCCTGCAGCCTCCGGTGGGAAGGGCGCCGCCTCTGGCTCGGCCTCGGCCTCGGCCGgggagatgagcagcagcgagcCCAGCACGCCGGCTCAGACCCCTCTGGCCGCTCCCGTCATCCCAACCCTGCACTCACCAGGAAACcctccgccgccgccccccAGCAAG gaggaggaggccctcCGCGGACAGGTGaaggacctggaggagaagctggagacgCTGAAGATGAAGCGGACAGAGGACAAGGCCAaactgaaggagctggagaagcacaagatccagctggagcagctgcaggagtggAAGACCAagatgcaggagcagcaggcagagctTCAGAAACATCTGAAAGAGGCCAAGAGG GAGGCCAAGGAGGCCATGGAGGCGAAGGAACGTTACATGGAGGAGATGTCAGACACAGCAGACGCAATAGAAATGGCCACGCTAGACAAGGAGATGGCTGAGGAGCGGGCCGAgtctctgcagctggaggtcGACTCCCTCAAGGAGAGAGTGGATGAGCTCACCATGGACCTGGAGATCCTCAAGCACGAGATCGAGGAGAAAG GTTCAGATGGTGCTGCCTCCAGTTACCAggtgaagcagctggaggagcagaacggCAGACTGAAGGAAGCGCTGGTCAG GATGCGTGATCTCTCGGCGTCAGAGAAGCAGGAACACGtgaagctgcagaagcagatggagaagaagaacatgGAGCTGGACACTCAGAGGAGCCAGAAGGAGAAACTGCAGGAAGAGATGGCGGCTGCAGAAAAGACCATCGACGAACTGAAAGAGCAG GTGGACGCAGCCTTGGGGGCAGAGGAGATGGTGGAGATGCTGACAGAGAGgaacctggacctggaggagaaagTCCGGGAGCTGAGGGAGACGGTCACCGACCtg GAAGCGATAAACGAGATGAAcgatgagctgcaggagaacgcCAGAGAGACGGAACTGGAGCTGAGGGAGATGTTGGATCTGGGCGCTGCCAGAGTCCGAGAGGCGGAGAAACGGGTGGAGGCGTCGCAGGAGACCGTGGCCGATTACCAGCAGACCATCAAGAAATACCGCGAGCTCACGGCTCACCTGCAG GAGGTGAACAGAGAGCTGACCAGTCAGCAGGAAGCGTccgcagagctgcagcagcagccgccagcGGAGATGTTTGATTTCAAGATCAAGTTCGCCGAGACGAAGGCCTACGCCAAG GCCATCGAGATGGagctgaggaagatggaggTGGGTCAGGCCAACAGGCACGTGTCCCTTCTGACCTCCTTCATGCCGGAGTCCTTCCTTCGCCACGGCGGCGATCACGACTGcatcctggtgctgctgctcatccccagacTCATTTGCAAG GCCGAGCTGATCGGCAAACAGGCTCAGGAGAAGTTTGACCTGCATGAGAACTGTGTGGAGCGGGCGGGGCTGCGGGGAGCTGCTGGCGAGCAGCTGAGCTTCGCCGGGGGTTTGGTCTACTCTCTGAGTCTGCTGCAGGCCACGCTCCACAGATACCAGCA GGCTCTGACCCAGTGCAGCGTGGAGGTCTACAAGAAGATCGGCGCTCTGTATCCCGAGATGAGCGTCCACGAGCGTTCCCTGGATTTCCTCATCGACCTGCTGCACAAAGACCAGCTGGACGAGACCGTCAACGTGGAGCCGCTGACCAAGGCGATTAAATACTATCAG caCCTCTACAGCATCCACCTGGCAGAGCAGCCTGAGGACTGCACCATGCAGCTGGCCGATCACATCAGA TTTACCCAGAGTGCCCTGGACTGCATGGCGGTGGAGGTGGGGCGGCTCCGGGCCTTCCTGCACGTGGGTCAGGAGAAGGCCGACCTCGCCGTGCTGCTGAAAGACCTGGAGACGTCCTGCAGCGACATCCGACAGTTCTGCAAGAAGATCCGCAGGAGGATGCCCGGAACTGATGCTCCAGGCATCCCAGCAGCACTCAGCTTTGGACAGCAG GTGTCGGACACCCTCTCCGAGTGCAGGAAACATCTCACCTGGGTGGTGGCcgtcctgcaggaggtgggggcAGCCGGAGCTCAGATGATGTCACCTCTGGGTGAACAGGAGGGGCTGGCAGCTGGCAAAATGGAGGATGTGGCTTTTAAGGCTGGAGAGCAG ATCTATGGATCCCAGGGCGCCAACCCCTACGATTGCCTGCGTCAGTCCTGCAGTATCGTCATAGCAACAATGAACAAGATGGCCACTGCCATGCAGGAGGGAGAGTACGACTCCGAGAAGCCTCAAAATAAG AACCCTCCACCCGTGGAAGTACGAGCGGCGGCTCTCCGGGCGGAAATCACAGATGCTGAAGGTCTCGGCCTgaagctggaggacagagagacggtcatcaaagagctgaagaagtCGCTCAAGATCAAG GGGGAAGAGCTGAGCGAGGCCAACGTGCGCCTCAGcctgctggagaagaagctggacaGTTCGTCCAAAGACGCAGACGAACGAGTTGAGAAGATCCAGATTCAACTGGACGAGGCTCAGACtctgctgaagaagaaagagag GGACTTCGAGGAGACCATGGACGCTCTGCAGGCCGACATCGACCAGCTGGAGTCTGAGAAGGCCGAGCTGAAGCAGCGGGTCAGCAGCCAGGCGAAGATGGGCCTCGAGGGCCGAGGAGGCGCCGCGTCTGGAATCGCTTCCATCGTGACGGGAATAGCAGGAG AGGAACAAAAAG CAACCATGATGTCCGGCGTTGGCGCTGGTTCAGGCCTCCAGGTGGTTGATTCGCcgctgctgactcagcagattGAGGCTCAGAGACTCTGCATCAAGCACCTGAAGAATGAAAACAACAGACTGAAG GCTGAGAAGATGCGCGCTCAGCTcgcctccctgcctcccctgCACGTGCCCAAGCTCCCCTCCAGGCAGGAGGGCCACCCTGAAGTGCTCTCCAGCGCCCTCTACCGCAAGGCCGACCAGCTCTTGGAAACACTTCTGCAGATGAGTGCTAACGTCAAGGTGGTGGACGTCACCGGGAGGTCTCCAG TGACACCTAGTGCCCAGCTGCTGGAACAGACGGCTCGGCTGCAGTCGCTGAGCGACACCCTGGCCAGGTTAAAG GACGAAGTTGCAGAGCACATCGTGAACCAGCAGCGTGGCGCTCGAGCCTCCTCAGATTTCGCCACCTTCCCCTCGACCTTGTTCGTTAAG gcgaaggaggagaagcaggccGACTCGGTGCTGGTGGGGCGAGTCATGGTGCCGTGTCCTCGCGGTCAGGAGCAGGTCCACCGCCTGGTTCTGCCGCAGCGCCAGCTGCAGAGGATCCACAGTCTGCTGCGGAGCTAA